From the genome of Ooceraea biroi isolate clonal line C1 chromosome 10, Obir_v5.4, whole genome shotgun sequence:
ATCTCGTGACAAGACGGCTAACTTGGTATCCCGGTGACTGCCGTCGAGGGAGATGTTGGACAGAAATGTTAGGGCGGCCAATCTTCTGCGTGAGTGATTCTTTTTTAGGGCCGCTGCCATTCCACAATAGACCGTGTCGAGATACCGATGCTGAGTGCCGAGATAAGTAATAACAAAGTGCGCCCAATGACGGCAACGGTGGTGATggtaacgacgacgatgacggcgacgtcgacggcgataacgacggtgacgatgacggcgacgacgacggcgacgatgacggcgtcgacgacggcggcggtggcgacgacggcggcggtggcgacgacgacggcgtcgacgacgacaacgacaacggcaacggcgacggcgacgacgacggcaacggcgacggcgacggcgacggcgacggcgacggcgacggcgacggcggcggcggcggcgacgacgacgacgacgacgacgacgacgacgacgacgacgacgacgacggcgacggcgacgacgacgacgacggcggcgacgacgacggcgacttTACCGAATAAGGACGACTACTAAGATCACAACTCATTGTCACTGCTGAAACACTTAGTTCTAACATCGTCAGTCACAATTGTAGCCGTGCACCACACGTACAAACATAAACCGGTATCGTTGATCATCATGTCGTTTCCTATCGCAATGAGCCTCTTCACAAACACACACTTTACCTACCGTATGACTTTACCTACTACGCAACAGCGCGATTCCCACCCTCTCCTGAGCGTACGAAAAGCGCTTAGCAGAATATAGATGGGAATGCGCATCACTGAAAAACGACGGTGTCGCAACGATTCTGATTGGTCGTTCAAGTACGACAGCGCTAGGGATACTTAGGAATTTCTAATGCTGCTGTATAGGCAATTATTACTGAACAGTCTAAACCAGTTATTTTCATacaatatttaagaaaatgtagcagtgattttttaaataaatgtatgtttTTACAAAAACTGTCGTCTTATCTTGTATTTTGCAGTAAAACGTTTTATTTGGGCCTAAGCCGAAGTATATTGCATTGGCACCAGTTATTTGAATCGgcgccatattgaattttagtTTAACCGCATTCCTGTTTTGGATGAGAGCGCTAAAAACGCTAGCAGAAAGAATATACGGCCCTATACACATGTTATACATTACATGGCACGTATCATCTTCAAGACAGATTTAtccatttaaattttattatttaacttgTTTTCATCCATTGGGAGAAAAATtggatattgaaaatatctagatttaatatcgaaattgTGTGGAAAAACAAGGTAAGTGATACTTCTAATTTTTTAGTACATATcgtatttttctttacaaaaGGTAATGTAATCTAACTTAACctataaatttaatctttaacACGTTGACTGGCGAACAAAACTTGGCAATTgcactttattaaacatatagtTATATCACGTTTTgtcgttttatttaaaacaattatcgTATGTCTCGTGATAGTGTTAATTTtagatttgtttattttagCTCCTCTTAGATTTGTAAacttaaagatttttatattataaaataaaaaaaataagaaggatgtattgtaatatgatgaaaaagaagagatCTTTTGTCAATATACAGGATCAGGAAACACTAAAAAAAAATTGCagtaattataatacacacactctatgtattttatatttaataatcacttattaatacattatgtATAAAACTTGGAATGTATTGTTACAATGTGCTAAATCAGaaacttaataaataatgaatttaaagCTAATATAAGCTCCAAAATCATAAGCAAAGGTAGtgataaatatatgtagagattaaaatgcaaagaattttatagaatCTTGTAGTTTGTGTTAACTGTTcaaagttctttttttttcctcttctgaTGTATATTGTTGCAAATTTGCATGCACAAACCATTACATCGCGGTTATCTCTAAATGATAAAAAGTATGTAACGAAATAGCGCTGTTACTGTCAATTGTTTGTATTGTTGTGCAGTGTTTGATCCTGTATATGGCAGTGGGCAAATTCTTCAGCGTAGTACAGCATTCTAGCTGCTTGAGAAATCGATACTGCTTTTGCGCAACTATTATGACTTCTACTTCCTTGCTGGTTCCTCCTGTGTCGGTTCGTGGGATGACATGTTTGGATCGCGACGCATTTACAACAGTTGTGAATGTACCGACGTTGAAATTATGTGACACCGCTATCTCGAAAAACATGCACATTCTGAAGAAGTACTTGCTAAAGGTGTGTAGCTTCAAACCGATTCAGAGAACGGACGACAGAGCCATCGTTTACCTGAATCCAAATATCGTTGCCAAGCTTGAAGATATCACTGAGAACGACCGAAAATTGCTGGCAGGTCAATACGAGTGTTTCGGCACAACGAGCGTCACGATCGGCTATGACAATTGGCGCCGTGACGAAGTGTTGAGGGCAATCCTGCCAGGGGACATTCCAGCTCCCACAGCGTACAGTCTAATAGGACATATCGTGCAATTGAATCTGCGTGACGTGCATCTACCATTCAAAGCCATCATTGGTCAGGTGTTCCTTGACAAgaccgcgagcgcgcggaccGTAGTGAACAAGGTAAACACGATCGACACGACGTTCCGCTACTTCGCCATGGAGATCCTGGCCGGCGAGAGGAACACGGTAACAACCGCGAAGGAGCACGGCTGCACGTATCAGTTCGATTTCGCGCAAGTTTACTGGAACCCACGTCTCAGCACGGAACACACGCACATGACAACGTTCATGACGCCGGGCGATGTTCTGTACGATGTGTTCGCAGGGGTCGGTCCGTTCGCCGTTCCCGCTGCGCGCAAGAAGGTCCAGGTACTCGCCAACGACCTGAACCCCGAGTCGTACAAGTGGCTGCAGAAGAACGCCGCTATCAACAAGCTGAAGGATAACTTCAAAGCCTTCAACATGGATGGCAGAGAATTCCTGAGAAATATCGTTAAGGAAGACATTTTGTCGAGACGCGCTCGAAGCTTGCCCGGAATCGAGCACATAGTCATGAATTTACCTGCATCAGCCGTTGAGTTCCTGGACGTACTGCCTGACTGGTTCACGCAAGAAGAACTGGAGAAGGTTTACCATA
Proteins encoded in this window:
- the LOC105278309 gene encoding tRNA (guanine(37)-N1)-methyltransferase isoform X2 translates to MAVGKFFSVVQHSSCLRNRYCFCATIMTSTSLLVPPVSVRGMTCLDRDAFTTVVNVPTLKLCDTAISKNMHILKKYLLKVCSFKPIQRTDDRAIVYLNPNIVAKLEDITENDRKLLAGQYECFGTTSVTIGYDNWRRDEVLRAILPGDIPAPTAYSLIGHIVQLNLRDVHLPFKAIIGQVFLDKTASARTVVNKVNTIDTTFRYFAMEILAGERNTVTTAKEHGCTYQFDFAQVYWNPRLSTEHTHMTTFMTPGDVLYDVFAGVGPFAVPAARKKVQVLANDLNPESYKWLQKNAAINKLKDNFKAFNMDGREFLRNIVKEDILSRRARSLPGIEHIVMNLPASAVEFLDVLPDWFTQEELEKVYHKPPMFHIYCFVKANKGDDVCRLGRSLVEEKLGYALSVDSIVDIQNIRDVSPKKEMVRVSFLLKESTIKGEEPATKRLKVDSNKI